One window from the genome of Cinclus cinclus unplaced genomic scaffold, bCinCin1.1 SCAFFOLD_32, whole genome shotgun sequence encodes:
- the LOC134057261 gene encoding olfactory receptor 14J1-like, translating into MFFFLLNLALTDLGSICTTVPKAMHNSLWHTNNISYSACAAQLFFFTFFIGTEYSLLTIMSYDRYVSICKPLHYRTLLGSRACAHMAAAAWASAFLNALLHTANTFSLPLCQGNALGQFFCEVPQILKLSCSHSYLRELGLLAVSAFPIFGCFVFIVFSYVQIFRAVLRIPSEQGRHKAFSTCLPHLAVVSLFLSTAFFAYLKPPSISSPSLDLSLSVLYSVVPPALNPLIYSLRNQELKAALRTLMTAWFQKQ; encoded by the coding sequence atgttcttcttcctgctcaacctggccctcactgacctgggctccatctgcaccactgtccccaaagccatgcacaattccctctggcacaccaacaacatctcctactctgcatgtgctgctcagctctttttctttacattcttCATTGGAACAGAAtattccctcctgaccatcatgagctacgaccgctacgtgtccatctgcaaacccctgcactacaggaccctcctgggcagcagagcttgtgcccacatggcagcagctgcctgggccagtgcctttctcaatgctctgctgcacacagccaatacattttccctgcccctgtgccagggcaatgccctgggccagttcttctgtgaggtgccccagatcctcaaactctcctgctcacactcctacctcagggaacttgggctccTTGCTGTTAGTGCTTTTCCTATCTTTGGTTgctttgtgttcattgttttctcctatgtgcagatcttcagggctgtgctgaggatcccctctgagcagggaaggcacaaagccttttccacctgcctccctcacctggccgtggtctccctgttcctcagcactgccttttttgcctacctgaagcccccctccatctcctccccatccctggatctgtccctgtcagttctgtactcagtggtgcctccagccctgaaccccctcatctacagcctgaggaaccaggagctcaaggctgcactgcGGACACTGATGACTGCAtggtttcagaaacagtga
- the LOC134057262 gene encoding olfactory receptor 14A16-like: QLLHFCLFLGISLAALLANGLIISAVACGHHLHTPMFFFLLNLALTDLGSICTTVPKAMHNSLWHTNNISYSACAAQVFFFLFFISAEFSLLTIMSYDRYVSICKPLHYGTLLGSRACAHMAAAAWASAFLYALLHTANTFSLPLCQGNALGQFFCEIPQILKLSCSKSYLRELRLLAVSVCLVFGCFVFIVFSYVQIFRAVLRIPSEHGRHKAFSTCLPHLAVVSLFITTATFAYLKPPSISSPSLDLSLSVLYSVVPPALNPLIYSLRNQELKAALWTLMTGRFQKY, from the coding sequence cagctcctgcacttctgcctcttcctgggcatctccctggctgccctcctggccaacggcctcatcatcagcgccgtagcctgcggccaccacctgcacacccccatgttcttcttcctgctcaacctggccctcactgacctgggctccatctgcaccactgtccccaaagccatgcacaattccctctggcacaccaacaacatctcctactctgcatgtgctgctcaggtgtttttctttctcttcttcatttcagcagagttttccctcctgaccatcatgagctacgaccgctacgtgtccatctgcaaacccctgcactacgggaccctcctgggcagcagagcttgtgcccacatggcagcagctgcctgggccagtgcctttctctatgctctgctgcacacagccaatacattttccctgcccctgtgccagggcaatgccctgggccagttcttctgtgaaatcccacagatcctcaaactctcctgctccaaatcctacctcagggaacttcGGCTTCTTGCTGTTAGTGTCTGTTTGgtatttggttgttttgtgttcattgttttctcctatgtgcagatcttcagggctgtgctgaggatcccctctgagcatggaaggcacaaagccttttccacctgcctccctcacctggccgtggtGTCTCTGTTTATCACCACTGCCAcatttgcctacctgaagcccccctccatctcctccccatccctggatctgtccctgtcagttctgtactcagtggtgcctccagccctgaaccccctcatctacagcctgaggaaccaggagctcaaggctgcactgtggacactgatgactggaaggtttcagaaatattaa